A genomic segment from Pseudomonas sp. M30-35 encodes:
- a CDS encoding spermidine synthase, whose translation MKRFVLLDTAPIPQSSSALCLFEYGEDFVIKIAGGDGGQLMNTRMHGSEDALAAIPCKKIAGRPEPRVLIGGLGMGFTLASALLHLGKNAEVAVAELVPGVIEWNRGALGAKSGHPINDPRTRIIEDDVANVLNAAKSDYDAIMLDVDNGPEGLTQKSNTWLYSMEGLRQCHKALRAKGMLAVWSSSADRKFSEKIAKAGFKAEAVQVYAHGNKGTRHTIWIAEKLA comes from the coding sequence ATGAAACGCTTTGTATTGCTGGATACCGCGCCTATTCCTCAAAGCAGTTCAGCCTTGTGTCTGTTTGAGTACGGCGAAGACTTTGTGATCAAGATTGCTGGCGGTGATGGCGGTCAGTTGATGAATACCCGGATGCACGGCTCGGAAGATGCGTTGGCGGCGATCCCTTGCAAAAAGATCGCTGGCCGACCTGAGCCGCGCGTGCTCATTGGCGGCTTGGGCATGGGCTTCACGCTGGCCTCAGCACTGTTGCACTTGGGCAAAAATGCCGAAGTGGCCGTGGCAGAACTGGTACCGGGTGTGATCGAGTGGAATCGTGGCGCGCTAGGCGCGAAGTCGGGGCATCCAATCAATGATCCGCGCACACGTATCATTGAGGATGATGTAGCCAACGTGCTCAACGCCGCTAAAAGCGACTATGACGCCATCATGCTCGATGTCGACAATGGCCCTGAAGGGCTGACGCAAAAGAGCAATACCTGGCTGTACTCAATGGAAGGCTTGCGCCAGTGCCACAAAGCCTTGCGCGCCAAAGGCATGCTCGCTGTCTGGTCCTCGAGTGCTGACCGCAAATTTTCCGAGAAAATCGCTAAAGCAGGTTTCAAAGCCGAAGCGGTGCAGGTTTATGCACATGGTAATAAAGGCACTCGCCATACGATTTGGATAGCCGAAAAACTGGCTTGA
- a CDS encoding STAS/SEC14 domain-containing protein yields the protein MLTIKPSEHTNVIEFELDGGLSREEFDLLAARIEQVISEHGLVRIIEVVKHVGAISPSALWADFKFAPKHLKDFSHVAIVADQKWIGWFSELVKPLMNAQIRNFGLDELDQARYWIRNASDNA from the coding sequence ATGCTAACAATTAAACCGAGTGAACATACTAATGTCATTGAGTTTGAGCTTGATGGCGGTTTGAGTCGTGAGGAATTTGATCTGTTGGCTGCACGCATTGAGCAGGTCATCAGCGAGCATGGGCTGGTGCGCATAATCGAGGTGGTCAAGCATGTCGGTGCGATCTCCCCATCTGCGCTATGGGCTGACTTTAAATTTGCACCCAAGCACCTTAAAGACTTCTCGCATGTGGCAATTGTTGCCGATCAAAAATGGATTGGTTGGTTTAGCGAGCTGGTTAAACCCCTGATGAATGCGCAGATTCGTAACTTTGGTCTGGATGAACTTGATCAGGCGCGCTACTGGATCCGTAACGCCTCAGATAATGCCTGA
- a CDS encoding YcgN family cysteine cluster protein encodes MAAKVEPFWKRKTLDQLDQAEWESLCDGCGLCCLQKLEDEDDGSVYYTRIACKLLDLDSCRCTNYENRIKFVPDCIQLTPAQADQFQWLPPTCGYRLVSEGKDLPLWHHLVCGDPEAVHIERISQSGRMLSEKNVAEDDWEDHLIFRAG; translated from the coding sequence ATGGCCGCTAAAGTCGAACCCTTCTGGAAACGTAAAACCCTCGATCAGCTTGATCAAGCTGAGTGGGAGTCGCTGTGCGATGGCTGCGGGCTGTGCTGTCTGCAAAAGCTTGAGGATGAAGATGATGGCAGCGTCTATTACACGCGCATTGCCTGCAAGCTGCTTGATCTGGATAGCTGTCGTTGCACCAACTACGAAAACCGTATCAAGTTCGTGCCCGACTGCATCCAACTGACGCCAGCCCAGGCTGATCAATTCCAATGGCTGCCGCCGACTTGCGGTTACCGCTTGGTCAGTGAAGGTAAGGATCTGCCGCTCTGGCATCATTTGGTCTGTGGTGACCCGGAAGCGGTGCATATCGAGCGTATTTCGCAGTCTGGGCGCATGCTCAGCGAAAAAAACGTCGCTGAAGATGATTGGGAAGACCATTTGATTTTTCGCGCGGGCTGA
- a CDS encoding YajD family HNH nuclease: protein MNSQKPPATAKLDRILADAQRSREEGYRDKALKMYPHVCGRCAREFAGKRLSELTVHHRDHNHDNNPQDGSNWELLCLFCHDNEHSRYTDQQYFSDSSTGSPKKAQVTHNPFADLAALLKSKE, encoded by the coding sequence ATGAACTCGCAAAAACCACCCGCCACCGCCAAACTCGACCGTATCCTTGCTGATGCCCAGCGCAGCCGTGAAGAAGGTTATCGCGACAAGGCGTTGAAAATGTATCCGCACGTTTGTGGCCGTTGTGCGCGCGAATTCGCTGGCAAGCGCCTGAGCGAGCTAACCGTTCACCACCGCGACCACAACCATGACAACAATCCGCAAGACGGTTCCAATTGGGAATTACTCTGCCTGTTTTGTCACGATAACGAACACTCGCGCTACACCGACCAGCAGTACTTTTCGGACTCATCAACCGGATCACCGAAAAAAGCCCAGGTCACGCACAACCCATTTGCTGACTTGGCCGCGCTGCTTAAAAGCAAAGAGTAA
- the rnd gene encoding ribonuclease D has product MAIDIQWISDNQSLAQYCTQWQGLAFVALDTEFMRVDTFYPIAGLIQVSEGERAYLIDPLLISDWTPFAALLENPAVIKVVHACSEDLEVFLRLTGSLPAPLFDSQIAAGYLNLGFSMGYSRLVKAVLDIELPKGETRSDWLKRPLSETQISYAAEDVLHLAHVYSELRAKLSPEKAQWVLEDCADMVTNLGREVDPQEAYRDAKLAWKLSRAQLAVLRELCAWREHEARARNQPRNRILREHSLWPLAKTQPDNLQSLARIEDMHPKTVRQDGEFILQLIKEAAALPASQWPEALPEPLPIEASSVLKKLRAIGQQEAERLDIAPELMLRKKILEALLKSGYPTGPYELPESLTGWRRELMGQALLDRLAKISEAKEEDRV; this is encoded by the coding sequence GTGGCGATTGATATTCAGTGGATCAGTGACAACCAAAGCTTGGCTCAGTACTGCACGCAATGGCAGGGTTTAGCGTTTGTAGCATTGGATACCGAGTTTATGCGGGTTGACACTTTCTACCCGATCGCTGGCCTGATTCAGGTTAGCGAGGGTGAACGCGCCTACCTGATAGATCCGCTGCTGATTAGCGATTGGACGCCATTCGCGGCGCTGCTCGAAAATCCTGCGGTGATCAAGGTCGTACACGCCTGCAGTGAAGACCTTGAGGTTTTCCTGCGCCTGACCGGCAGTCTGCCAGCGCCGTTGTTTGACAGTCAGATTGCCGCGGGATACCTCAATCTGGGGTTTTCCATGGGCTATTCGCGTTTGGTTAAAGCCGTACTGGATATTGAACTGCCGAAAGGCGAGACGCGTTCAGACTGGCTCAAGCGTCCGCTTTCCGAGACACAAATCAGCTACGCAGCCGAAGATGTATTGCACTTGGCGCATGTTTATTCTGAGCTGCGAGCCAAGCTGTCGCCTGAGAAGGCCCAGTGGGTGCTCGAAGACTGCGCCGATATGGTCACTAACCTTGGCCGTGAAGTTGACCCGCAAGAGGCTTATCGTGACGCCAAGCTAGCGTGGAAGCTGTCGCGTGCGCAGTTGGCGGTGTTACGTGAGTTGTGCGCCTGGCGTGAGCATGAAGCGCGGGCACGTAATCAGCCGCGTAATCGAATCCTGCGTGAGCATTCATTGTGGCCGTTGGCAAAGACTCAACCGGATAACCTGCAAAGCTTGGCGCGTATTGAAGACATGCATCCCAAAACGGTGCGTCAAGACGGCGAGTTTATTCTGCAACTGATCAAGGAGGCCGCAGCGCTGCCCGCGTCACAATGGCCAGAAGCATTGCCTGAACCATTGCCGATTGAGGCTTCCTCAGTACTGAAAAAGCTGCGCGCGATTGGCCAGCAAGAGGCGGAACGTCTGGATATCGCACCTGAGCTTATGCTGCGTAAAAAGATCCTCGAAGCCCTGCTCAAAAGCGGTTACCCAACGGGGCCGTATGAATTGCCTGAGTCGCTTACTGGCTGGCGCCGTGAGTTGATGGGGCAAGCATTATTAGATCGTCTGGCTAAAATCAGCGAAGCCAAAGAAGAGGATAGGGTGTGA
- a CDS encoding sulfurtransferase, which yields MPIAQLITAQQLHDRLHNPDIRIFDCRFALDDTGYGKRSFAQGHIEGAQFLDLEDDLSGEIKTGITGRHPLPQPGKLIARLAELGLDNHSEVILYDDGPGAYAARAWWLLAWLGKREAVYLLDGGLKAWHEAGLPITDETQSVSPGTFSGQPDTAMVLTAEQLQARLNTPELTLLDARALPRFKGEVEPLDPVAGHIPGAQCAVFTDNLGSDGRFLPETQLRQRFSDLLGQRSAEQLVAYCGSGVTACHNLFSLCLAGYPLAPLYAGSWSEWITDQQRPVATGD from the coding sequence ATGCCTATTGCCCAATTGATCACCGCACAACAACTGCATGATCGCCTGCACAACCCGGACATTCGTATTTTCGATTGCCGCTTTGCCCTCGACGACACCGGCTATGGCAAACGCAGCTTTGCACAAGGGCATATTGAAGGCGCGCAGTTTCTCGACCTGGAAGATGATTTATCCGGTGAAATAAAAACCGGAATTACCGGCCGCCACCCACTGCCACAACCCGGAAAATTGATTGCGCGACTGGCTGAGCTTGGTTTGGATAATCACAGTGAAGTCATTCTTTACGATGACGGCCCAGGTGCTTATGCAGCAAGAGCCTGGTGGTTACTGGCATGGCTGGGCAAACGCGAAGCGGTGTACTTGCTTGATGGTGGGCTCAAGGCGTGGCACGAGGCGGGCTTGCCGATCACCGACGAGACGCAATCAGTCAGTCCAGGTACCTTCAGCGGCCAGCCAGACACCGCGATGGTGCTCACAGCCGAGCAATTACAGGCACGCCTGAACACACCCGAGTTGACCCTGCTGGATGCCCGAGCGCTGCCACGCTTCAAAGGCGAAGTAGAACCGCTCGACCCGGTCGCCGGGCATATTCCAGGCGCTCAATGCGCGGTGTTCACCGACAACCTTGGCAGTGACGGGCGTTTCTTGCCAGAGACTCAGTTACGTCAGCGCTTCAGCGATCTACTCGGGCAACGCTCTGCTGAACAGCTGGTTGCTTATTGTGGTTCCGGCGTAACGGCTTGCCACAACCTGTTTAGCCTGTGCCTGGCGGGCTATCCACTGGCGCCACTCTACGCAGGCTCGTGGAGCGAGTGGATCACTGACCAGCAAAGGCCCGTGGCCACTGGCGATTAA
- a CDS encoding VOC family protein yields the protein MQPQPLIAVADVPASSLWYQQLLACKSAHGGAEYEQLVNSQGQMILQLHAWDAHNHRYLGDSSIASRGNGMLLWFLVNDFAAALVRIAALQIKVLQGPLLNRNAQHREVWLRDPDGYTVVLAGQHGEL from the coding sequence ATGCAGCCACAACCTCTGATTGCAGTTGCTGATGTGCCCGCCAGCAGCCTCTGGTACCAGCAACTGCTCGCCTGTAAGTCAGCGCATGGTGGTGCTGAGTATGAGCAACTGGTTAATTCGCAGGGCCAGATGATTCTTCAGCTCCATGCCTGGGATGCGCATAATCATCGGTACCTGGGCGACAGCAGCATAGCTTCACGTGGTAATGGCATGCTGCTGTGGTTTCTGGTCAATGACTTTGCCGCCGCACTGGTGCGCATTGCCGCTCTGCAAATCAAGGTGCTGCAAGGGCCATTGTTGAATCGAAATGCGCAGCATCGAGAGGTCTGGTTGCGCGACCCTGACGGCTACACCGTGGTATTGGCCGGGCAACACGGCGAGCTTTAA
- a CDS encoding YcgL domain-containing protein, with amino-acid sequence MKRICNIYKSSKRNEMYLYVLKSDELKRVPESLMTAFGTPTLAFSMILTPERALAREDIHQVLENLENQGYHLQMPPQEEDYIQHLPDELLRRNDPV; translated from the coding sequence GTGAAACGCATCTGCAATATTTACAAGAGTTCGAAACGCAATGAGATGTACCTCTATGTGCTCAAAAGTGATGAGCTCAAGCGGGTGCCTGAATCCCTGATGACTGCATTTGGTACGCCAACTCTGGCTTTCAGCATGATTCTTACACCCGAGCGGGCGCTGGCCCGTGAGGATATTCATCAAGTGCTGGAAAACCTTGAAAATCAGGGTTACCACCTGCAGATGCCGCCGCAGGAAGAAGACTACATCCAGCATCTACCTGATGAGTTGTTGCGTCGTAATGACCCTGTGTAG
- a CDS encoding SMP-30/gluconolactonase/LRE family protein, translating into MKTLFGLLILLIACVAIFLAVTPSPINPVAWQAPEAPAMTGVLEPNDTLMKAQLIAKGKIHGPEDTALDAQGRVYAGLADGRIVRIDGETVDTFADTQGRPLGMDFDAAGNLIVADAYKGLLSIDPKGSIKVLTTSAGGVPFMFTDDLAIASDGTIYFSDASSRFAQPDYLLDLLEARPWGRLLSYTPGSGETKVLLKDLYFANGIALSTQEDFVLVNETYRYRISRYWLKGDKAGSHDVFIDNLPGLPDNLESDHAGTFWVAMPSPRKADADFLHQYPWLKAQISKLPRMFWPKATRYGLVIAINQQGEIIQSLHDTSGSHLSMVTSAKPVGDYLYLGSLENDRIGKLKIR; encoded by the coding sequence ATGAAAACACTGTTTGGTCTTTTAATACTGCTGATCGCCTGTGTTGCGATCTTCCTCGCTGTAACGCCCAGCCCGATCAACCCTGTCGCCTGGCAAGCACCTGAAGCGCCCGCTATGACCGGTGTACTTGAGCCAAATGACACATTGATGAAGGCGCAGTTAATCGCCAAGGGGAAGATTCATGGCCCGGAAGACACCGCACTTGATGCACAAGGCCGCGTTTATGCAGGCCTGGCAGACGGCAGGATTGTGCGCATTGACGGCGAGACAGTCGACACCTTTGCCGACACGCAAGGCCGCCCACTGGGCATGGACTTCGATGCAGCTGGCAACCTTATTGTCGCCGACGCCTATAAAGGCCTGCTGTCGATTGACCCTAAAGGCAGTATCAAAGTCCTCACCACCAGTGCTGGTGGCGTACCGTTTATGTTTACCGATGACCTGGCTATCGCCAGCGATGGCACGATTTACTTCAGCGATGCCAGTTCACGCTTTGCTCAACCCGACTACCTGCTCGACCTGCTGGAAGCGCGTCCCTGGGGCCGCTTGTTGAGCTACACGCCAGGTTCCGGTGAGACCAAAGTCCTGCTCAAGGATTTGTACTTCGCCAACGGCATCGCGCTATCCACCCAAGAAGACTTCGTACTGGTCAACGAAACCTATCGCTACCGCATCAGCCGCTACTGGCTCAAAGGTGACAAGGCGGGTAGCCATGATGTGTTCATCGACAATCTGCCCGGCCTGCCTGACAACCTTGAAAGCGACCATGCCGGCACCTTCTGGGTTGCAATGCCTTCACCACGCAAAGCTGATGCTGATTTCCTCCACCAATACCCATGGCTAAAAGCGCAAATCAGTAAGCTGCCACGCATGTTCTGGCCCAAAGCCACGCGTTATGGACTGGTGATTGCCATTAACCAGCAAGGCGAAATAATCCAAAGCCTGCACGACACCAGCGGCAGTCACTTGAGCATGGTCACGTCCGCCAAACCGGTCGGTGACTATTTGTACCTTGGCAGCCTTGAAAACGACCGTATTGGTAAATTGAAAATCCGCTAA
- a CDS encoding D-2-hydroxyacid dehydrogenase, which produces MRVLIAENSHANYAELLKSALSASSQPLELVGSNDPQGLPALAADCQIWLGQPDLLTGLLREGLKPQWLQSTWAGITPLLADGLPRDYLLSRAVGIFGQVMAEYVLCHMLAHERQVFAQQAAQAEQHWRGELPHSLAGRRVLVVGCGDIGHSVAQFLAPFAVELFGIASQAREQAPFIEVAAISELARMAAQADYLINLLPDTPATHDIYDAKLFAQLKPSAVFINAGRGAAVVDTALVNALQTEQLAAAVIDVCRVEPLPAGHMFWTAPRLLLTGHSSAPTQPALMAELFVSNLQRFKAGQRLQGQVDFPRGY; this is translated from the coding sequence ATGCGCGTACTGATCGCTGAAAATTCCCATGCCAATTACGCCGAACTGCTCAAGTCCGCCCTGAGTGCCAGCTCGCAGCCGCTTGAGCTGGTCGGTAGCAATGACCCGCAAGGCTTGCCAGCCTTGGCTGCTGATTGCCAAATCTGGCTGGGTCAGCCTGATTTACTTACAGGCTTGCTGCGTGAAGGGTTAAAGCCGCAGTGGCTGCAATCGACATGGGCGGGTATCACCCCGTTACTGGCGGATGGTTTGCCGCGCGATTACTTGCTGAGCCGGGCGGTTGGCATTTTCGGCCAGGTCATGGCTGAGTACGTGCTCTGTCACATGCTCGCCCATGAACGGCAGGTTTTTGCTCAACAAGCCGCGCAGGCAGAGCAGCACTGGCGCGGAGAATTACCGCACAGCTTGGCTGGACGACGGGTATTGGTTGTTGGTTGCGGCGATATCGGCCACAGCGTTGCACAGTTTTTGGCGCCTTTTGCTGTCGAGTTGTTTGGCATTGCCAGCCAAGCACGTGAGCAGGCGCCGTTTATTGAGGTGGCGGCAATCTCTGAGCTGGCGCGCATGGCAGCACAAGCGGATTATCTGATTAACCTGCTGCCAGATACGCCAGCGACCCACGATATCTACGATGCCAAGTTGTTTGCCCAGCTCAAGCCAAGCGCAGTGTTTATCAATGCTGGACGCGGCGCTGCAGTGGTTGATACAGCGCTAGTCAACGCTCTACAGACTGAGCAATTAGCGGCGGCGGTGATCGATGTTTGCCGGGTGGAACCGTTGCCAGCCGGGCATATGTTCTGGACAGCGCCACGTTTATTGTTGACCGGGCACAGTTCCGCACCGACGCAACCGGCATTGATGGCCGAGCTGTTTGTCAGCAATCTGCAGCGGTTCAAGGCGGGGCAAAGGTTGCAGGGGCAGGTTGATTTCCCCCGCGGTTATTAA
- a CDS encoding OmpP1/FadL family transporter: MSQKILKSTLALTVSVASSYSLASGFALNEQSISGMGTGFAGRSSSADDATTLYGNPAGMSRLKREQVSAGAAVIFAKTDIKNADGSLNGSNDGDMVPVVGVPMGYYVKPIDDKVSFGIGMYVPFGLVTDYESDFQGRYFGDKSEVQVITLQPTVSYRFNDNLSIGFGPTINHISGELTSKIPSFTPEDGKVKIKGDDVAIGYNVGVLYEFNEHVRAGVTYHSKVDYELDGDTKVSAPDGSPLTALGLTGKYDAGLDITTPESVDMSLTYDINDQWTVYAGSTWTRWSRLEDITVNNEGVGAPFETITEEQDWHDTWAHAVGAAYKLNKQWVLRAGLAVDQSPANNTHRSPRIPTGDRTIFSLGAGWSPTDDMTIDVAYSYLKEDDAKLDNSDPLRGEYNSTYENSAHGLGAQVTYRF, encoded by the coding sequence GTGAGCCAAAAAATTCTAAAAAGCACTTTGGCCTTAACCGTCAGCGTCGCATCCAGCTACAGCCTAGCCAGCGGTTTTGCTCTCAATGAGCAAAGCATCAGCGGCATGGGTACTGGTTTTGCTGGCCGATCTTCTTCTGCTGACGACGCAACCACGCTGTACGGTAACCCTGCTGGCATGTCGCGCCTGAAGCGCGAACAAGTGTCTGCGGGTGCTGCAGTGATTTTCGCTAAAACGGACATCAAAAACGCCGATGGCAGCCTGAATGGCAGCAATGATGGCGATATGGTGCCTGTCGTGGGTGTGCCTATGGGCTACTACGTCAAGCCAATCGACGACAAAGTCAGCTTTGGTATCGGTATGTATGTACCGTTTGGCTTGGTAACGGATTACGAGAGCGACTTCCAAGGACGTTATTTTGGTGACAAGAGCGAAGTTCAAGTCATCACTCTGCAGCCAACTGTCAGCTACCGCTTCAACGACAATCTTTCGATCGGTTTCGGTCCGACCATCAACCACATCTCCGGCGAACTGACCTCGAAAATCCCAAGCTTCACGCCTGAAGACGGCAAGGTCAAAATCAAGGGTGACGATGTTGCCATTGGTTATAACGTGGGTGTGCTCTACGAATTCAACGAGCACGTACGTGCTGGTGTGACGTATCACTCCAAGGTTGATTACGAACTTGATGGCGACACCAAAGTTTCAGCACCAGATGGCAGCCCGCTGACGGCGCTGGGCCTGACAGGCAAGTATGACGCTGGCCTGGACATCACCACGCCTGAGTCTGTCGACATGTCCCTGACCTACGACATCAACGATCAGTGGACCGTTTACGCCGGCAGCACCTGGACGCGCTGGAGCCGTCTGGAAGACATCACGGTCAACAACGAAGGCGTCGGCGCTCCGTTTGAAACCATCACCGAAGAGCAAGATTGGCACGACACCTGGGCGCATGCCGTCGGTGCTGCCTACAAGCTGAACAAGCAATGGGTGCTTCGTGCTGGCTTGGCTGTTGACCAGTCGCCTGCCAATAACACTCACCGCTCGCCACGTATCCCAACGGGCGACCGCACAATCTTCAGCCTGGGTGCTGGCTGGAGCCCAACCGATGACATGACCATCGACGTGGCTTACTCCTACCTGAAAGAAGACGACGCCAAGCTCGACAACAGTGATCCGTTGCGCGGCGAGTACAACTCTACCTATGAAAACAGCGCCCACGGTCTAGGTGCTCAGGTGACTTACCGCTTCTGA
- a CDS encoding RNA methyltransferase, with amino-acid sequence MANKRYSCIGLVNPKSPDNVGSIMRAAGCYSVSSVFYTGTRYDRAKDFVTDTKRVHLDIPLINIDDLQKIIPLGCTPVAVELVDGAHSLPEYTHPDRAIYIFGPEDGSLNKEIRAWCEDVVYIPTQGCMNLAATVNVVLYDRMAKGNNTKSGPKF; translated from the coding sequence GTGGCGAACAAACGATACAGTTGCATTGGCTTGGTTAACCCGAAGTCACCGGACAACGTCGGCTCTATCATGCGGGCTGCAGGCTGCTACAGCGTTAGCAGCGTGTTTTATACCGGCACCCGCTATGACCGTGCCAAAGACTTTGTCACCGACACCAAGCGCGTGCACCTTGATATCCCGTTGATCAACATCGATGACCTGCAGAAAATCATCCCGCTGGGCTGCACGCCCGTCGCGGTGGAGTTGGTCGATGGTGCGCACTCCTTGCCGGAATACACCCATCCGGACCGCGCGATCTATATCTTTGGCCCGGAAGACGGCTCGCTAAACAAAGAGATTCGCGCCTGGTGCGAAGACGTGGTGTATATCCCCACACAAGGCTGCATGAACCTTGCAGCGACGGTTAATGTGGTGCTGTATGACCGCATGGCCAAAGGTAATAACACCAAGTCTGGGCCGAAATTCTAG
- a CDS encoding cyclic nucleotide-binding domain-containing protein, with amino-acid sequence MTDSSYLINEIRDMLLDCGLFNSLHPADVLAAAGYFSISKYAPEQLICSEGEAGTFMCVIHFGAVSVHKSNSSGDNVEIAKLRKGRAFGEMAVLDGERRSASCVAVSDCTLVVLSRDSLEKMISETPRAAAKLIRAIAVSMSKRLRMMDGQLVEQQL; translated from the coding sequence ATGACTGATAGCTCTTACCTGATCAACGAAATCCGCGACATGCTGCTCGACTGCGGCCTGTTCAATAGCTTGCATCCTGCTGATGTATTGGCTGCGGCTGGCTATTTCAGCATCAGCAAGTATGCGCCTGAGCAGTTGATTTGCAGCGAGGGTGAAGCCGGTACGTTTATGTGCGTCATTCATTTTGGCGCCGTATCAGTCCACAAGAGCAACTCCAGTGGCGACAATGTTGAAATTGCTAAATTGCGTAAAGGCCGTGCATTCGGCGAGATGGCGGTGTTGGATGGCGAGCGCCGCTCAGCCAGTTGCGTGGCCGTGAGCGACTGCACGCTGGTGGTTTTATCACGGGACTCGTTGGAAAAGATGATCAGCGAAACCCCACGAGCGGCCGCTAAACTGATCAGAGCGATTGCCGTGTCCATGTCCAAACGCTTACGCATGATGGATGGACAACTTGTGGAGCAGCAGCTTTAA
- a CDS encoding MFS transporter, producing MNNVWRKSGWIMLGASLILGLSLGIRHGFGLFLPPMSAEFGWGREVFAFAIALQNLIWGLTQPFTGAIADRFGAQRTVIIGGILYALGLGLMGFADSLWSLSLSAGLLIGMGLSATSFSVILGVVGRAVAVEDRSMAMGIASAAGSFGQFAMLPGTLGLISWLGWSSALLALGMLVALIVPLAKMIKDAPIPAQAGEQSLLEALREASSHSGFWLLALGFFVCGFQVVFIGIHLPAYLVDQHLPALVGTTVLALVGLFNIFGTYTAGWLGTSHSKPRLLSALYLARAVVIGAFIWAPITVWSAYAFGIAMGLLWLSTVPLTNGTIATIFGVRNLSMLGGIVFLFHQLGAFLGGWMGGYLYDKTGNYDLVWQIAIGLSLMAAVLNWPVREQPVARLQNIQAAT from the coding sequence ATGAATAATGTGTGGCGCAAAAGTGGCTGGATAATGCTTGGGGCTTCGTTGATTCTCGGATTGTCGCTTGGGATTCGTCATGGCTTTGGCTTGTTCCTGCCGCCTATGAGCGCAGAGTTTGGTTGGGGGCGCGAAGTCTTTGCCTTTGCAATTGCCCTGCAAAACCTTATCTGGGGTCTTACTCAGCCGTTTACCGGTGCTATTGCCGACCGCTTTGGCGCGCAACGTACAGTGATTATTGGCGGTATCTTGTATGCGTTGGGCTTGGGCTTGATGGGCTTTGCCGACTCACTGTGGTCGCTGTCGTTGAGCGCTGGCTTGCTCATCGGCATGGGCCTGTCCGCCACTTCATTTTCAGTGATCCTGGGCGTGGTCGGGCGTGCCGTTGCGGTTGAAGACCGCAGCATGGCAATGGGAATTGCCAGTGCCGCTGGATCGTTCGGTCAGTTTGCCATGTTGCCGGGCACACTCGGTTTGATTAGCTGGTTGGGCTGGTCATCTGCGCTATTGGCATTGGGTATGCTGGTTGCGCTTATTGTGCCGCTGGCGAAGATGATCAAGGACGCCCCAATCCCTGCGCAGGCAGGCGAACAAAGTTTGCTTGAGGCGCTGCGTGAAGCCAGTTCGCATTCAGGGTTCTGGTTGTTAGCCTTGGGATTCTTTGTCTGTGGTTTTCAGGTGGTATTTATCGGCATACACCTGCCAGCTTATCTGGTCGATCAGCATTTACCGGCGCTGGTCGGTACCACGGTGCTGGCGCTGGTTGGGCTGTTTAATATATTTGGCACCTACACAGCAGGCTGGCTCGGCACCTCGCACTCCAAGCCACGTTTGCTCAGTGCGTTGTATTTGGCGCGCGCGGTGGTGATAGGCGCCTTTATCTGGGCGCCAATCACTGTGTGGAGTGCTTATGCATTCGGCATCGCCATGGGTTTGCTCTGGTTATCAACAGTGCCACTCACCAACGGGACGATTGCCACGATATTCGGCGTGCGCAATTTGTCGATGCTGGGCGGTATCGTCTTTTTGTTTCACCAGCTTGGCGCGTTTCTCGGCGGCTGGATGGGCGGCTACCTGTACGACAAAACGGGCAACTATGACCTGGTCTGGCAGATCGCAATTGGCTTGAGCCTGATGGCTGCCGTGCTCAACTGGCCAGTGCGCGAACAGCCGGTGGCGCGTTTGCAGAATATCCAGGCAGCGACATGA